From Candidatus Manganitrophus morganii, the proteins below share one genomic window:
- a CDS encoding carboxypeptidase-like regulatory domain-containing protein translates to MKRILFSAFLILFIVFLSQPSTAAELSGRVFSKGSPVANLTVAVKGTETKTKTGPKGEYKLDLPPGNHTLIIRGQEFPVKVESDKTSHDIQL, encoded by the coding sequence GAAGAGGATCCTCTTTTCCGCTTTTCTGATTTTGTTCATTGTGTTTCTTTCACAGCCGTCGACGGCGGCGGAGCTTTCGGGAAGGGTCTTCAGCAAAGGCTCGCCGGTCGCGAACCTGACCGTGGCCGTGAAGGGGACGGAGACAAAAACGAAGACCGGTCCCAAGGGGGAGTATAAGCTCGATCTCCCTCCGGGAAATCACACCCTGATCATCCGAGGGCAGGAGTTCCCTGTGAAGGTCGAATCCGACAAAACCAGCCACGATATTCAACTCTAA